The Vitis riparia cultivar Riparia Gloire de Montpellier isolate 1030 chromosome 3, EGFV_Vit.rip_1.0, whole genome shotgun sequence genome includes a region encoding these proteins:
- the LOC117911505 gene encoding zinc transport protein ZntB produces the protein MELAREEPSPNGEVEEDNDRDLSGDTPLKETRHNRTHFPGAVRKKAYIFNGYGEFYNKEWDLAEGTGNEFCWYHVELPKGNQKLSQAAQHLIDVLCPPLKLQDILSLVSNGPFCGHVDGALVFRVNSPGPASSDFTFRIAARITESSVITVSLGRVPRLGFSPMGESLLSEVPRVESPSYVRGERKEGGGIVIREHVLEFLLTMNHSEGGDNPVPRTVSNLVVHIIDTHVDQLQDLVTKLEMELDSVEFEMDKGGFALKKQMLDDRRFPKLHLNLQRLLQVIAHGEQVFPRVKEKCSSKRWFASEDIISLEELIGRLRRLKENVGFIANRVTAIQAGLDSWQAEQINRKLYYLSFLSIIFLPLSIITGVFGMNVGGVPWTGQRDPALKNGFRNVILLCVMMLFLVLLCFAFPAIYARIASWRRRRALRRSWSLNRKSFLKRIPGGSERGGYLRI, from the exons ATGGAGCTGGCTCGGGAAGAACCCAGCCCCAATGGAGAGGTGGAGGAGGACAATGACAGAGACCTCTCTGGGGATACTCCTCTCAAGGAGACTCGCCATAATCGGACACATTTTCCTGGTGCCGTGAGAAAGAAAGCATATATATTCAATGGGTACGGCGAATTCTATAACAAGGAATGGGATCTTGCTGAAGGCACAGGCAATGAGTTTTGTTGGTACCATGTTGAACTCCCAAAAGGGAATCAGAAACTCTCACAGGCTGCACAACATCTCATTGATGTTCTTTGCCCACCTTTGAAACTCCAGGACATTCTCTCACTTGTTAGCAATGGACCTTTTTGTGGGCATGTTGATGGGGCACTTGTGTTTAGAGTCAATTCACCGGGACCTGCCTCGAGTGATTTTACGTTCCGAATAGCTGCAAGAATTACTGAGAGTTCAGTGATTACGGTGTCCCTGGGCCGTGTTCCCAGATTGGGGTTCTCACCAATGGGTGAATCTCTACTTTCAGAGGTCCCAAGAGTGGAGAGTCCTAGTTATGTTAGAGGCGAGAGGAAGGAAGGGGGTGGAATTGTGATCAGGGAGCATGTTCTTGAGTTTCTGTTGACAATGAATCATTCTGAGGGGGGCGATAATCCTGTACCTAGAACTGTATCAAATCTTGTTGTTCACATTATTGATACACATGTGGACCAACTCCAAGATCTTGTGACTAAACTTGAAATGGAGTTGGATTCAGTGGAGTTTGAAATGGATAAAG GTGGTTTTGCTTTGAAGAAACAAATGTTGGATGACAGGAGATTCCCAAAATTGCATCTTAATTTGCAGCGACTCTTGCAG GTAATAGCACATGGGGAGCAAGTGTTTCCTAGAGTCAAGGAAAAGTGCTCTTCAAAACGATGGTTTGCCAGCGAGGATATTATCTCACTTGAAGAGTTAATCGGACGGCTCAGGAGGTTAAAAGAGAATGTTGGGTTTATAGCCAATCGTGTTACAGCAATCCAGGCTGGTCTTGATAGCTGGCAAGCCGAGCAAATAAACAGGAAATTATATTATCTCTCATTCCTCTCAATAATATTCCTTCCCTTATCCATCATCACTGGAG TGTTCGGGATGAATGTGGGAGGAGTTCCATGGACAGGACAACGAGACCCAGCTCTAAAAAATGGGTTCCGCAACGTCATCTTACTGTGTGTGATGATGTTATTTCTAGTGCTCTTATGCTTTGCTTTCCCAGCTATCTATGCCCGTATAGCTTCTTGGCGGAGACGAAGGGCTTTACGGAGAAGCTGGTCGCTCAACAGGAAGTCATTCCTTAAGAGAATCCCCGGCGGATCCGAAAGAGGGGGTTATCTTAGGATTTGA